The region GTTGGAAGAACTGATTGGCATGAAAGCCTGACTCTGAGTGGGCCGCCATTCACAAGGCGGCATCTTGCCTGCGCAGACACCTGACTGGTTTAAAAGTTAAATTGGTAATATATTGTCCATTGACCAGTATAACTAATAAGGAAGAGTCGGGATGTTGAAGCGCTTGCGCCGCTGGGCACGCTTAATTAAACGTGATGTGCTCACGCTGTGGTTTGCTTGCCGCGATCCGCGTACCCCCTGGTGGTTTAAGCTGCTGGCATTTGGCATTGTTGCCTATGCACTCAGCCCCATCGATCTCATTCCTGATTTCATTCCCATTATCGGCTTGCTCGACGACGCCATTATCGTCCCTCTGGGTGTGATCATCCTGCTGCGTTTGCTCCCGCGTGAAATTCGGATCAGCAGCGCAGAACGGGCTGATGTCCAGCGGGCACGCGGCAAGAAGATTGTCAGCTGGGCAGGATTCTTCCTGACGGTGATCGTCTGGTTAGCAGTGGTGGCTTATCTTGTGAAGCGTTACGCAATGTGAGGAGGGCGCATGCATATCACGCTGCGTCAGATTGAAGTCTTTACCGAAGTGCTGAAAAGTGGTTCAACCACTCTGGCCTCGCAGGTACTGGCACTGTCGCAGTCTGCCGTCAGTGCGGCGCTGGCCGATCTGGAAAACCAGCTCGGGGTGCAATTGTTTGATCGTGTCGGCAAACGACTGGCCCTGAACGAGCATGGTCGTTTGCTCTATCCACGCGCGGTCGGATTGCTGGAACAGGCAGGCGAGATCGAACAGCTGTTTAAAGAGGATAATGGTGCCATTCGTTTGTTTGCCAGCAGCACCATCGGCAACTATCTGCTGCCGGGGATGATCGCCGCCTATCGTCGTGATTTCCCCTCGCTGCCGCTCGAACTCAGCGTTGGCAACAGCCAGGATGCGATTAACGCGGTGGCCGATTTTCGCGTGGATATCGGTTTGATTGAAGGGCCTTGCCATGAACCGGACATCGTCAGCGAAGCGTGGCTGGAGGATGAGCTGGTGGTGTTTGCTGCACCCGATGCCGACATCCTGAAACAGCCGATCACGCTAACATCACTGGCGGCCGCGCCCTGGATATTGCGAGAGCGCGGTTCGGGCACGCGTGAAATTGTCGATTACCTGCTGTTGTCTCATCTGCCGCAGTTTCAACTCGGCATGGAGCTGGGCAATTCTGAGGCAATCAAACATGCGGTGCGCCACGGCATGGGCATCAGCTGTTTATCGCGCCGGGTGATCAGCGATCTGCTGGAGGCGGGCACGCTGGTGGAAGTGGCTGTGCCGTTACCACGCCTGACGCGCACGCTGTATCGCATCCATCATCGGCAGAAGCATTTGTCGAAAGCGCTAAGCCGATTCCTCTCCTATTGCCGCGAGTAATCGCGGCTGTGAAGACGTGAGCGGCTAATAATTTCGCGCTGATTATGAAGGTAACTAATAACCCGACGTGAATGCTATACAGCCAGGGGTTAGCTGCTACAATCGCGCCTTATTTTTATCCAGCATAGCGTTTACACATGCATAATGACTCAAAAACAACACAACAACCTGGGCTGCGCCGTGAATTAAAAGCGCGCCATCTCACCATGATCGCCATTGGCGGTTCCATCGGCACCGGCCTGTTTGTCGCCTCGGGTGCCACCATTTCTCAGGCAGGTCCCGGCGGCGCATTACTCTCATACGCGCTAATTGGCCTGATGGTTTACTTCCTGATGA is a window of Pantoea rwandensis DNA encoding:
- a CDS encoding YkvA family protein, giving the protein MLKRLRRWARLIKRDVLTLWFACRDPRTPWWFKLLAFGIVAYALSPIDLIPDFIPIIGLLDDAIIVPLGVIILLRLLPREIRISSAERADVQRARGKKIVSWAGFFLTVIVWLAVVAYLVKRYAM
- the yieE gene encoding DNA-binding transcriptional regulator YeiE, yielding MHITLRQIEVFTEVLKSGSTTLASQVLALSQSAVSAALADLENQLGVQLFDRVGKRLALNEHGRLLYPRAVGLLEQAGEIEQLFKEDNGAIRLFASSTIGNYLLPGMIAAYRRDFPSLPLELSVGNSQDAINAVADFRVDIGLIEGPCHEPDIVSEAWLEDELVVFAAPDADILKQPITLTSLAAAPWILRERGSGTREIVDYLLLSHLPQFQLGMELGNSEAIKHAVRHGMGISCLSRRVISDLLEAGTLVEVAVPLPRLTRTLYRIHHRQKHLSKALSRFLSYCRE